In Athene noctua chromosome 7, bAthNoc1.hap1.1, whole genome shotgun sequence, the following proteins share a genomic window:
- the AKAP19 gene encoding small membrane A-kinase anchor protein isoform X2, which translates to MGCIKSKDAFPGSNAIQDERIGEGNEGCTGEKSSLIAVKVDEKSPSSTIVLDYAHRLSREILDQAVKQWAVTESKYSDIPFIESDVP; encoded by the coding sequence ATGGGATGCATCAAATCCAAGGATGCCTTTCCCGGTTCAAATGCTATCCAGGATGAAAGGATCGGGGAAGGCAATGAAGGATGCACTGGGGAGAAGTCATCGCTGATAGCAGTGAAGGTGGATGAGAAAAGTCCATCAAGCACCATAGTGCTAGACTACGCACACCGTCTGTCCCGTGAGATTCTCGATCAGGCGGTGAAACAGTGGGCAGTGACTGAAAGCAAATATAGCGACATACCTTTTATTGAAAGTGATGTGCCCTGA